The genomic stretch CATGAGGAACTCCGATTTGATGTACGCCCATAAAAACTGTTCCGCCGTCATGCCGTGGTACTTGATAAAGCCCAGGGCCGCAAAGGGGAAAGCCCCCAAAACGCACATCCAGCTCACGGTCTCCGTGCCGAAGAAGCTCCTCAGGCCGAAATAGATGCCGATGGCCACGCCGACGGCCAGGACAGAAAAAATGAACTGCCGCAGGGACAGTCCAAAAAACATGCTTTCGGTATAATCCCGGATTTCCCGGTTGATCTTGACTTCCAAAAACAATCACCTCCAAATAAGAATAGCGCCTCTTAACGAAGCACCATTAGGTTGTTTGTTTTATCGCTCTTGTTGATTTTTACTATACTTTTCTTTCTCCTTTTGTATCTTGACTACCAATGAGTCAACCTTGCGGTTCTGCGCCATAAATGCCTCATCCTGCGTGAGGGGGATACCATTTTTCAAGGCTTCATCCGCAAGCCTGTTGAGTTTTTCCTTCTCTTTTTCCAGTTTTTCATTGAGAGCTTCCTGTTTCATGTTGAAACCTCCTTTGCTTATTTAAAGTAATAGCTACAGCCCCATCATCTCCCGCACCACCCGGTCGGCCATTTTCACCGCGCCTACCAGCACCAGCATGTTGAAAATCAGCTCCCCTACATAGGACCACACCATCGTCACGGCGCTGGCACTGGTGTCTACCACCGGGGGGGAGGACGCAAAGATGGAAAAGATGACGCAGGCCAGGACGATGATCGCTCCTTCCAGACACACGGCGGCATAGCCTTTCAAAAAGGCTTTGCCGATGCTCTGGCTTGGTTCTCCGGCAAAGGAGGCCAGAGGCACCGGGGCGATGGCGGTATATAAATACAATTTAAAAAACCGGCCATACACCGTCAGGATCATAATGAAGGAAAACACCGTGATGAACAGTCCGCCGATGAGAGTTACCGCCCACAGCGGGATGCTTTCGAAAAATCCACAGTTTTGAATGGCCTGCACAATGGTATCCGGCAGGACGGTTTGAGTGGCCGTCCCTAACCCTGAGCTTCTCATGATGGTGGAGATAATCCCCTGCACGATGTTGAACAGAGCCATCATCAGCTCCAGCCCGTAGGTCACGACGCCTTTGGCCAGGGCGAACCGTATGAACAGCTTTAAGGCGTGTTCCGGCCTTTTGACTTCGACAAAGCTGCCGCAGGTTTTCACCACGCCGATGACAAAAAACAGCACCAGCAGGGCAAGACCGACGGCCTGCAGCGCTCCGTGTATATTTACGATGACGTTCCAGATGCCGCCGCCTTTAAATTCCGTGGGGGATTGGGCCACAAGCTGCCAGATTTCCGCCAGTTTGTTATTCCAGGTTTCCAGAGCATTGTTCAAATTATCAATTACCCAGTTGCCGCTTCCCAAATAAACTCACCTCATTTCCAAGACAAAGCCCGCGTATGAAGCGCGGGCCTGTCTTTACGATCGTTACCGGCATGGTTCATCCCTGCCGGGCAATTTGTCCCTGATGACGCCATACTTGTCATCCACATAGAATTTATTGACAAACGGGTTGTAGATTGCATGGCACTTTACGCCGTTATATTCGGCAAGATAATCGTTGTCACCCAGCCTCTTGAGGATGGTAGCTTCCCGCAGTTCGCCGTCCAGTGAATGAATGTGCATTTTTTCAGTAATCGGGAATTTGTTAAACATAGCAATCAACCTCCTGTAATGAGATTCAGAATTTCTTTGGCAAAGGTGATAATTATGCCGCCGGCAAGGGTCAGGAAGCCATTGGCCCTCTGGGACGGATCGTGGGATTTGAGAGAAAGGCCGATCTGCACAATGCCGAAGCCCAGCAGGATCAGACCGATGGCCCGGATCAGCCCGAATATGAAGTTGGACAGGTTGTTGACGACGGTCAGCGGGTCGTCGGCCGCATAGACAGGTGAGGTAAAGAGGATCACCAGCACCAATGCGCAATAAACGGCGAATGTCCTTTTGGTTTTCTTGGAAATTTTCATGAATCATACCTCCTGATTTTTTGGTTTTTAGGATTGAAGCATCGCTTCGAGTTCTTCCTCGGAGAGAAGCTCGTAATCGCCTTCTTCGTTTAAGGCTACGGCTTTCCAGTCCAGGGCGTTTTCGGCACCGCCATGCCGGAAGGGTTGGCTGCCGCCGTCAACGGTCAGCTTCAGATTGGGGTGTTTTAAAATATCGTACTTTTCATCCATCACTGCCCGTTCCCCCCGGATGAACAGCAGGGCAAAGCGGTTGTCCAGCATCCGCACCTCGTCGGGGGTCAGAAGCTCGCGGCCGGACTGCTGGTAATTGGTGGAGTAGCTTCCGTTCCTGCCTCTGCTCAGTCCGTAGGTGTTGGTGTCGATGGTTTCCTTGCCCAAAAGCTCGGACACATACTTGTGGGTTGACTGCTCATTGCCTCCAAGGTACAGGAATTCGTCGCAGTTTCCGACAATGGATTCCCAGGTGTCTTTGAACAGGGCTTTTAATTGCGCCAGGTTTTGCAGGATGATGGACACCGATATTTCCCTTGAACGCATGGTGGAAAGCAGCTTGTCAAACTCATCCGGCAGGGCGACATTCGCAAACTCATCCATGACAAAGTGGACATGGACGGGCAGGCGGCCTCCGTACTTATAGTCGGCAAGGTACATGAGGCTTTGGAAAAGCTGGGTATAGAGCATGCCGACAATGAAGTTGAAACTGCTGTCGTTGTCGGGTATCACGGCAAAGAGCGCCGTC from Bacillota bacterium encodes the following:
- a CDS encoding PrgI family protein, with the protein product MEVKINREIRDYTESMFFGLSLRQFIFSVLAVGVAIGIYFGLRSFFGTETVSWMCVLGAFPFAALGFIKYHGMTAEQFLWAYIKSEFLMPKKLTFYPTNIYYEALKNVIANHEKEEWKRHD
- a CDS encoding glutamyl-tRNA amidotransferase — protein: MKISKKTKRTFAVYCALVLVILFTSPVYAADDPLTVVNNLSNFIFGLIRAIGLILLGFGIVQIGLSLKSHDPSQRANGFLTLAGGIIITFAKEILNLITGG